From the genome of Gavia stellata isolate bGavSte3 chromosome 3, bGavSte3.hap2, whole genome shotgun sequence, one region includes:
- the LOC132316804 gene encoding 5'-deoxynucleotidase HDDC2-like translates to MAAGASGGGLLPFLRLLGQLKRVPRTGWVYRNVAKPESVSDHMYRMAMMALVTEDKSLNKDRCIRLALVHDMAECIVGDIAPADNISKEEKHRREEAAMQQLTQLLSEDLRKEIYELWEEYENQCTAEAKFVRLSSSVQTTIKRPLRSLGSRSTHEPALKSPSPPVQPSPTQLMMSKSH, encoded by the coding sequence ATGGCGGCgggggcgagcggcggcggcctgctgcccttcctgcggctgctggggcagctcaAGAGAGTACCACGGACAGGATGGGTGTACAGGAACGTGGCGAAGCCAGAGAGCGTATCTGATCATATGTACAGGATGGCGATGATGGCTTTGGTGACCGAAGACAAAAGCCTTAACAAGGACAGATGCATACGATTAGCTTTGGTTCATGATATGGCTGAATGCATTGTTGGAGATATTGCTCCTGCAGATAATATCTCAAAAGAGGAGAAACACAGGAGAGAAGAGGCAGCTATGCAACAACTGACCCAGCTTCTATCAGAGGacctcagaaaagaaatctaTGAACTCTGGGAAGAATATGAAAACCAGTGTACTGCAGAAGCCAAGTTTGTAAGATTGTCATCCTCTGTACAGACAACTATTAAGAGACCCCTAAGGTCCCTGGGCAGCAGATCAACCCATGAACCTGCCCTGAAAAGTCCTAGTCCCCCAGTCCAACCTTCCCCAACCCAACTGATGATGAGCAAATCACATTGA